A portion of the Marinobacter alexandrii genome contains these proteins:
- a CDS encoding DUF4287 domain-containing protein encodes MEKGLLERTGKSLAHWVKVVEDSKIEKHKAIIDFLKSEHGFTYGYANFIAMKARKADAGSHNPEDLLKNQYQGKEILRPIYEKLISEISRLGNDITQTPKKDSVSMIRKKQFAFDQACDQNTDRSWT; translated from the coding sequence ATGGAAAAAGGTTTATTAGAAAGAACTGGAAAATCACTGGCGCATTGGGTCAAGGTGGTTGAGGATTCGAAAATAGAAAAACATAAGGCGATCATTGATTTCCTCAAATCTGAACATGGCTTCACTTATGGTTATGCAAATTTCATTGCCATGAAGGCTCGAAAAGCTGATGCTGGATCTCATAATCCTGAAGATTTATTAAAAAATCAGTATCAGGGAAAAGAAATTCTTCGACCTATTTATGAGAAGCTTATATCTGAGATTTCAAGACTGGGAAATGACATCACTCAAACTCCAAAGAAGGATAGTGTAAGCATGATTCGAAAGAAGCAGTTTGCTTTTGATCAAGCCTGTGACCAAAACACGGATAGATCTTGGACTTAA
- a CDS encoding DUF2461 domain-containing protein, whose translation MQTTFDFLKKLSQNNNREWFQANKSSYQASHEEMISFADQLLKEMNKHDVIETPTGKKSLNRIYRDVRFKKDKTPYKNHWGGGLYRSGAERRGSYYYHIGIAGSFVMGGFFGPNSQDLLHIRNQIAQYADPLREVVTSKAFKRSFGELLGSQLKTSPRGFEKDHPDIDLLRYRQFMIRKDFTNEQVNDKNFAKIMSETFKEMRPFLDSMTEMLTTDLNGIPLI comes from the coding sequence ATGCAGACAACATTCGACTTCCTAAAAAAACTTAGTCAAAACAACAACCGTGAGTGGTTTCAAGCGAATAAATCATCCTATCAGGCATCTCATGAGGAAATGATTTCTTTTGCCGATCAGCTACTTAAGGAGATGAACAAGCATGATGTTATTGAGACCCCAACTGGTAAAAAAAGCTTGAATAGAATTTACAGAGATGTACGATTTAAAAAAGACAAGACTCCATACAAAAATCATTGGGGAGGTGGTCTATATAGATCAGGAGCCGAAAGAAGAGGCAGTTATTATTATCATATAGGTATTGCTGGCTCATTTGTGATGGGAGGTTTTTTTGGACCTAACTCACAAGACCTATTACATATCAGGAATCAAATAGCTCAATATGCAGATCCATTAAGGGAAGTGGTTACATCCAAAGCTTTTAAGAGATCATTTGGTGAGTTATTAGGGTCACAATTAAAAACCTCTCCGAGGGGATTTGAAAAAGATCACCCTGATATCGACCTACTCAGATATCGGCAATTTATGATAAGAAAGGATTTTACCAATGAGCAGGTCAACGATAAGAATTTTGCAAAGATCATGTCCGAAACCTTCAAGGAAATGAGGCCTTTTCTAGATAGCATGACTGAGATGCTCACCACAGATTTAAATGGAATTCCTTTGATTTAA
- a CDS encoding carboxypeptidase-like regulatory domain-containing protein, which translates to MKIFLNSALLLIAGSITGQSIAFSGKVISAQDDTPVPFAHIAIENKPIGTVSNEKGYFELIVESDEIAGSQLIISSVGFKSIKITGAFSWDKTIRLEPLIGQLEEVIVTGKQANLSAKKLVQAAIRSASKIDRGKPIKLNVEQVTHHNNVLTKYYHNKDAEVTRKESTKWNVNISEKYKGLEEYSLDVDALITSTYIFAPEEVLKTDLYSSPKLKKSKGKYSYEFTDIVTFENEELFEISVLQQKDSALGNGFLKNDYKFYISVNDLTLRKLERKEQIVYGQNNHHLYRREHTTTIYDHSLSDDPIVDTRVEFIELITRYDRDGKVINVDRKRDLILGHRTNNYVPYDYTKDKKYTSTLDVLTHNTQDNKLYLFVYTNASTYPIYENLDELYEVLENYTFQEIEVVCIASGIPKSKWKHDVSGFPLFSHYYLKSLELIQANPSHGISLFKGKNLLISSKSVSEKIKKMIAEEIN; encoded by the coding sequence TTGAAAATCTTTTTGAACTCTGCTCTTCTTCTAATTGCCGGATCAATAACTGGGCAATCCATTGCTTTCTCTGGAAAAGTAATTTCTGCACAGGATGATACTCCTGTACCCTTTGCTCACATTGCTATAGAAAACAAACCAATTGGCACTGTTTCTAATGAAAAAGGATATTTTGAACTGATTGTAGAATCAGATGAGATTGCTGGAAGTCAACTTATTATAAGTTCCGTTGGTTTCAAGTCTATTAAAATAACAGGGGCTTTTAGCTGGGATAAAACAATCAGACTTGAGCCTCTCATAGGTCAACTTGAAGAAGTCATTGTAACTGGAAAGCAGGCTAATCTTTCTGCAAAGAAGCTGGTACAAGCTGCAATTAGGTCCGCATCTAAAATTGATAGAGGTAAGCCAATAAAACTCAATGTTGAACAGGTTACTCATCACAACAACGTATTGACAAAATACTACCACAATAAAGATGCTGAAGTAACTCGCAAAGAATCAACTAAATGGAATGTGAACATTTCTGAAAAGTATAAAGGCTTAGAGGAATATTCTCTTGACGTAGATGCTCTAATAACATCGACCTACATTTTTGCGCCAGAAGAAGTATTAAAGACAGATCTTTATTCGAGTCCTAAGCTCAAAAAAAGCAAGGGTAAATATTCATATGAATTTACAGACATAGTCACGTTTGAGAATGAAGAATTATTTGAAATCAGTGTTTTACAGCAAAAGGACTCGGCACTGGGAAACGGTTTTTTAAAAAATGATTATAAGTTTTACATCTCAGTGAATGACCTGACCCTACGAAAACTTGAGCGCAAGGAGCAAATCGTTTACGGTCAGAATAATCACCACTTATATAGAAGAGAACATACAACTACAATCTATGATCATAGCCTAAGTGATGATCCAATTGTTGACACTCGTGTAGAGTTCATAGAACTCATCACACGGTATGACAGAGATGGTAAAGTTATTAATGTCGACAGAAAAAGAGATTTGATTTTAGGGCATAGAACCAATAACTATGTACCATATGATTATACTAAAGATAAAAAATACACATCTACTTTAGATGTATTAACTCATAACACTCAAGACAACAAACTCTACCTCTTTGTTTATACAAATGCCTCTACTTACCCGATATATGAAAACCTTGATGAACTTTATGAGGTCTTAGAAAATTATACATTTCAAGAGATAGAAGTTGTGTGCATAGCAAGCGGAATACCTAAAAGTAAGTGGAAACATGATGTATCCGGCTTTCCTCTATTCAGTCACTATTATCTTAAAAGTCTCGAACTGATTCAAGCAAACCCATCACACGGCATCAGCTTATTTAAAGGAAAGAATTTATTAATATCGAGCAAAAGCGTTTCTGAGAAAATCAAAAAAATGATAGCCGAAGAGATCAATTAA
- a CDS encoding AraC family transcriptional regulator, translating to MIFETHQLPETLSPYIESVFHFKNFVPDHSIERVVPTGHIFILFELDGYTRNTLDNDTLKPKAAYQKVWISGAHKNYISISAHENSEMFVIQFKPYGAYPFLHFPLKEISNQVVHTEPFLGNELTSLREELLHPSNSADKFSVAETWLNHRLQKDKAPPPALIGFYEELQKAPAANYPLIVENYPNTQKHLIDQFKKYIGLTPKSSQRILRFNEILQKVHKKEMISWAQIAYQCGFTDQSYFIKEFKLFSGFNPEEFIDQDFNQEDDPNFLPLDRRG from the coding sequence ATGATTTTCGAAACGCATCAACTCCCCGAAACCTTATCTCCTTATATAGAATCAGTTTTTCATTTCAAGAATTTCGTACCAGACCATTCTATTGAGCGAGTGGTTCCGACAGGGCATATCTTTATCCTTTTTGAGTTGGATGGGTATACTCGAAATACGCTAGATAATGATACATTGAAACCTAAAGCAGCGTATCAAAAAGTTTGGATATCTGGAGCGCATAAAAACTATATCTCTATTTCCGCACATGAGAACTCAGAGATGTTTGTCATCCAATTCAAGCCTTATGGAGCCTATCCTTTTCTTCATTTTCCCTTGAAAGAAATCAGTAATCAAGTAGTTCACACGGAACCTTTTTTAGGAAATGAGTTAACTTCTTTGCGAGAAGAGCTACTTCATCCTTCCAATTCAGCAGACAAATTCTCTGTAGCTGAGACTTGGTTAAATCATCGATTACAAAAGGATAAGGCACCTCCTCCTGCTCTCATTGGTTTTTATGAGGAACTACAAAAAGCACCGGCAGCCAATTACCCTTTGATCGTAGAGAATTATCCTAATACACAGAAGCATCTGATTGATCAATTCAAAAAGTATATTGGCTTAACACCGAAATCATCTCAGCGGATCTTACGCTTCAACGAGATTCTACAAAAAGTTCATAAGAAAGAGATGATCTCGTGGGCACAAATAGCTTATCAATGTGGCTTTACTGATCAATCCTACTTTATAAAGGAGTTTAAGCTTTTTTCGGGGTTCAATCCTGAAGAGTTCATTGATCAGGATTTTAATCAGGAAGATGATCCAAATTTTTTACCACTGGATCGAAGAGGTTAA
- a CDS encoding CPBP family intramembrane glutamic endopeptidase translates to MKATNYKPFKDRKGMILSMILVVAMGTIGQVGFLVTMILMIVFYRIRKVTLVELGLNKPQSWIRSIGLGLALAMAIILVVKGIEYVFFESSLKPDVSRFYVIKENPLYLFLTLIFVWITAGFGEEVIWRGFMMKNMAILLGNNRNSWIISLIISSVLFGSIHMYQGLIGVVQTGLAGLFLGMIYMKNGKYNLWLNILTHGFINTISLIYIYFS, encoded by the coding sequence ATGAAAGCAACGAATTATAAACCTTTTAAAGACAGGAAAGGAATGATCCTATCAATGATTCTGGTGGTAGCAATGGGAACTATTGGGCAGGTTGGGTTTCTAGTGACCATGATTTTAATGATAGTTTTCTATAGAATAAGAAAGGTAACTCTTGTTGAATTAGGCTTGAATAAACCCCAGTCTTGGATAAGGAGTATTGGACTTGGATTAGCCTTAGCCATGGCAATCATATTAGTAGTTAAGGGAATAGAATACGTGTTCTTTGAGTCAAGTCTGAAACCTGATGTTTCACGTTTTTACGTGATAAAAGAGAATCCACTTTATTTATTCTTGACATTAATTTTTGTGTGGATTACTGCCGGTTTTGGCGAGGAGGTAATATGGAGGGGATTCATGATGAAAAACATGGCAATTCTTTTGGGGAATAACCGTAATTCCTGGATAATAAGCCTTATCATTTCATCAGTTTTATTTGGATCTATTCATATGTATCAAGGTTTGATTGGAGTAGTTCAAACGGGATTGGCTGGGCTCTTTTTAGGAATGATTTACATGAAAAATGGCAAGTATAATTTATGGTTAAATATTCTTACACATGGATTTATCAATACGATCAGCTTAATCTATATCTATTTTAGTTAG
- a CDS encoding choice-of-anchor tandem repeat GloVer-containing protein: MNPGLSRKLELFAILLFLLTDSICGQITFLGATSGGVYSFGSEDLNPELLVDLRSLEGTLPNEILEVNGKFYGTTQSGGLYGRGAIFTIDADGSNYEVLFSFQDSNGRWPQGQLLYSHGALWGVTRFGGDKDDGAIYTIDLDGANFEVVHYFDESVNGAEPVTGLIKYQNQLLGLTSKGGPAFGLGTIFSIEVSTQSYELIHEFESGSVFFGTSWAALLELEGKIYGTTNREGANGYGEIFRLNPDGTGFTILHEFDLTTGGEPFGKLVYSNSKIWGTCSIGGEIGNGVIFNVELDGSNYTMVHSFNGDNGDRPIGSLAENDGFLWGTTLRGGLENLGTLFRIKIDGSDFEKVFDNDLLSGHTPSSIPLIYGDRIYIAINRGGKNNFGTIVSFHIAGTDYKKEFGFNQDLVASGISSSLIDCEGTLWGMTRYGGLHGKGILFNINRDESEFSIAHSFDGDNGGLDEGNRLFHLNNKVLGMTTNGGLYDMGVIFTINNDGMNFTKIHDFDGENGSSPYGELIEVNGTLFGMTSAGGDYDRGVLFSINIDGSNYQKLIDFNGENGASPFGNGLMIFDNKIWGTTRSGGENEDGVIFNMNINGTDYTIVYHFQNNTGENARGKLVELNGLLYGMTSEGGLYNNGTIYSFDPLSLEYSLEYSFNFNDPDGSARPLGSLVNYKQKLWGFTASGTSNIIDPQLFNYDPNLKKFNKLFRIGYEIGGGPATYSNLTIIKSEQNIDFQEPPNNLNVLSDSFNLKALASSGLPISFTSSDVDIALIEGSKVSINGIGDVIITANQLGNEDYYSAESVSQTISITDVLGILTEENSFVYPSKTSDYFSIQHDKEKLKFAIRVFDLKGHLVKTFYQNTNNIYDVSYLKKGIYLVLIEDSKSRSLISKLIKE; this comes from the coding sequence ATGAATCCTGGATTAAGTAGAAAATTAGAGCTATTTGCAATTTTATTATTCTTGTTAACAGATAGTATATGCGGTCAAATCACATTCCTAGGAGCCACTTCAGGTGGTGTTTATAGTTTCGGAAGCGAAGACCTAAATCCTGAATTGTTAGTAGACCTTAGATCATTAGAAGGAACACTACCCAATGAAATTCTGGAAGTAAATGGAAAGTTTTATGGAACGACACAATCAGGAGGACTATATGGAAGAGGTGCTATTTTCACTATTGATGCAGATGGTTCCAATTACGAGGTGCTCTTCTCTTTTCAAGATAGTAATGGACGCTGGCCACAAGGACAACTATTATATAGCCATGGAGCTTTATGGGGAGTAACTCGATTTGGAGGGGATAAAGACGATGGGGCTATTTATACTATTGATTTGGATGGGGCTAATTTTGAAGTTGTTCACTATTTCGATGAAAGTGTAAATGGAGCCGAGCCAGTCACAGGTTTAATAAAATATCAAAACCAACTTTTAGGTCTAACATCAAAAGGAGGCCCGGCTTTTGGACTTGGGACAATATTTAGTATAGAAGTAAGTACCCAGAGTTATGAACTAATTCACGAATTTGAGTCCGGTTCAGTTTTTTTTGGAACTTCATGGGCAGCATTATTAGAGTTAGAAGGTAAAATTTACGGCACCACAAATCGGGAAGGGGCAAATGGCTATGGGGAAATTTTTAGATTGAATCCTGATGGAACAGGCTTTACAATTCTGCACGAATTTGATCTAACTACAGGTGGAGAACCTTTTGGTAAATTAGTTTATAGTAATTCTAAAATTTGGGGAACTTGCAGCATTGGAGGAGAAATTGGGAATGGAGTCATTTTTAATGTAGAGCTTGATGGATCTAATTACACTATGGTTCATTCTTTCAACGGGGACAATGGTGATAGGCCAATTGGTAGCTTGGCAGAGAATGATGGATTCTTATGGGGTACAACATTAAGAGGTGGGTTAGAAAATCTTGGAACTCTTTTTAGAATAAAAATTGACGGATCAGATTTCGAAAAGGTCTTTGATAACGACCTCTTATCTGGCCACACCCCTTCAAGCATACCTTTGATTTATGGTGACCGTATTTATATCGCGATCAATCGTGGTGGAAAAAATAATTTTGGCACCATTGTTAGCTTTCACATTGCTGGAACAGATTATAAAAAAGAATTTGGATTCAATCAAGATTTAGTGGCCTCTGGTATTAGCTCATCGCTAATTGATTGTGAAGGCACCTTATGGGGGATGACTAGATACGGAGGTCTCCACGGAAAAGGAATCCTCTTTAATATAAATAGAGATGAGTCTGAATTTAGTATTGCACATTCGTTTGATGGAGATAATGGAGGTCTGGATGAAGGCAATAGACTTTTCCATTTGAATAATAAAGTCTTAGGAATGACGACCAATGGAGGGTTGTATGACATGGGGGTCATTTTCACTATTAATAATGATGGAATGAATTTCACTAAAATCCATGATTTTGATGGTGAGAATGGAAGCTCTCCTTATGGAGAACTAATTGAAGTTAATGGCACTTTGTTTGGGATGACTTCCGCTGGTGGCGATTATGATCGTGGAGTATTGTTTAGTATAAATATTGATGGGTCCAATTACCAAAAATTAATAGACTTCAATGGGGAAAATGGAGCAAGTCCATTTGGTAACGGGCTCATGATTTTTGATAACAAAATCTGGGGAACAACTCGATCTGGAGGTGAAAATGAGGACGGAGTAATATTCAACATGAATATTAATGGAACCGATTATACAATTGTATATCATTTCCAAAATAATACTGGAGAAAATGCAAGAGGAAAGCTAGTGGAACTGAATGGGTTACTGTATGGAATGACAAGCGAAGGTGGCCTATACAATAATGGAACTATATACTCATTCGATCCTTTATCTTTGGAATATAGCTTGGAGTATAGCTTTAATTTCAATGACCCTGACGGATCAGCCAGACCCTTAGGCAGCCTGGTGAACTACAAACAAAAATTATGGGGTTTTACTGCCTCAGGGACATCAAATATTATTGATCCTCAATTGTTTAACTATGATCCCAACCTGAAGAAATTCAATAAACTATTTCGGATTGGTTATGAAATAGGTGGAGGTCCAGCTACTTACAGCAACTTAACAATTATAAAAAGCGAACAGAATATTGATTTTCAGGAGCCGCCTAATAACTTGAACGTTTTATCAGATAGTTTCAACTTAAAGGCATTAGCCTCTTCTGGATTACCTATAAGTTTTACCTCAAGTGATGTTGATATTGCTTTGATAGAAGGATCCAAAGTTTCAATCAATGGTATTGGAGATGTAATAATAACCGCTAACCAATTGGGGAATGAAGATTACTATTCAGCAGAAAGTGTAAGTCAAACAATTTCAATCACAGATGTTTTAGGAATTCTAACAGAGGAGAACAGCTTCGTTTATCCATCAAAAACAAGTGACTATTTTTCTATTCAACATGATAAAGAAAAACTGAAGTTTGCCATAAGAGTTTTCGACTTGAAAGGCCACTTGGTCAAGACTTTCTATCAAAACACAAATAATATTTATGATGTTAGTTATTTAAAAAAAGGCATCTATTTAGTCTTGATCGAAGATTCAAAGAGCCGTTCATTAATAAGTAAGCTCATTAAAGAATGA
- a CDS encoding AraC family transcriptional regulator: protein MESLLIVGITCSLLLSLLILAKKNKSFADRIFFTWQVALILHFSFLYVRYASLYLDYPHLLALDTSLGLLHIPLLFIYVHTLTNEKHLAWKHLVLHLLPFLVVNILLGVSFYFLSAEAKIAIYTEALQSRKVSITDALIICQSMIYFPIAFQLLGKYNRQIQEKFSTIDEINLRWLQKVSVAFAIGFGLKIVFNLLVFTGVTLAVEFEEATVVVFCFLLLFLGYHGIKSTTIFNQPGPEIKKDVIHRYAKSGLNDVDLIRHIKQVEEYMKSQKPYLNDDLTLAQLAKEVNLSPNNLSQIINQGLKKSFYDFVNEYRVLEVKEKLGSEEYKHIKLLAIAFESGFKSKSTFNAFFKKTVGQTPSEFKDS, encoded by the coding sequence ATGGAGAGCCTTCTGATTGTAGGAATAACATGCTCATTGCTTTTAAGCTTATTGATACTCGCTAAGAAAAATAAATCATTCGCGGATAGGATTTTTTTTACCTGGCAAGTTGCCCTCATTTTGCACTTCTCTTTCCTTTACGTTCGATACGCTAGCCTGTATTTAGATTATCCTCACCTGCTTGCTTTAGACACCTCTCTGGGGCTCTTGCATATTCCTCTACTCTTCATTTATGTTCATACACTTACGAATGAAAAGCATCTTGCATGGAAGCATCTTGTTCTTCACCTATTACCTTTTTTAGTTGTAAACATTTTGTTGGGAGTTAGCTTCTATTTTCTGTCTGCGGAAGCCAAAATCGCTATTTATACAGAGGCCTTACAGAGCAGGAAAGTATCAATCACTGATGCGCTAATTATTTGTCAAAGTATGATATACTTTCCAATAGCATTCCAATTACTTGGTAAGTACAATAGACAGATTCAGGAAAAATTTTCAACAATCGATGAAATAAACCTAAGATGGCTTCAAAAGGTTAGTGTAGCTTTTGCGATCGGTTTTGGGCTTAAAATAGTTTTTAACCTTCTGGTTTTTACAGGAGTTACCTTAGCAGTGGAATTTGAGGAGGCGACTGTTGTAGTATTCTGCTTTCTCTTGCTTTTTCTGGGGTACCATGGGATTAAAAGCACAACTATTTTTAATCAACCTGGTCCGGAGATCAAAAAAGATGTTATCCATAGATACGCAAAGTCTGGTTTGAATGATGTAGACTTGATAAGGCATATCAAGCAGGTAGAGGAGTATATGAAATCTCAAAAACCTTATTTGAATGATGATTTGACTCTTGCCCAGTTAGCTAAAGAAGTAAACTTATCACCAAACAATTTATCTCAAATAATCAATCAGGGATTAAAGAAGAGCTTCTATGATTTTGTAAATGAATACAGGGTGTTGGAAGTGAAAGAGAAACTAGGAAGCGAGGAATACAAGCATATCAAATTATTAGCCATCGCTTTTGAGTCCGGCTTTAAGTCAAAATCTACGTTCAACGCATTCTTTAAGAAGACTGTTGGTCAAACCCCTTCAGAGTTTAAGGACTCGTAA
- a CDS encoding nuclear transport factor 2 family protein, translating to MKKILATFILIFTSIYSMAQSPEEIVQQQLDLYNNKDLQGFMSLFSEDATLINQSDGKVLATGKSEVEKLYSNLFQKSPNLYSELKNRMVLGNTIIDHENITGRLGKPEAIELIVMYEVRSQQIFRCTVIRGELK from the coding sequence ATGAAAAAGATCTTAGCAACTTTCATTTTAATTTTTACTAGCATTTACTCTATGGCACAATCTCCAGAGGAAATAGTACAACAGCAGTTAGACCTTTACAATAACAAAGATCTTCAGGGGTTCATGTCTTTGTTTTCAGAAGACGCAACTTTAATCAATCAATCAGACGGTAAAGTATTAGCTACAGGAAAGAGCGAAGTAGAAAAGCTTTACTCGAATCTTTTCCAAAAATCACCAAACCTATATTCTGAATTGAAAAATCGGATGGTACTTGGAAACACAATCATAGATCATGAAAATATCACAGGCAGACTCGGGAAGCCAGAAGCTATTGAATTAATTGTGATGTATGAGGTCAGGTCACAGCAAATTTTTAGGTGTACCGTCATCAGAGGTGAACTTAAATAG
- a CDS encoding DUF1761 domain-containing protein — MDLATALQNINWLSVIVAATSTFLIGGIWYGPLFGKTWMQAFGYTEEDLKKRSAPKTFGLSLFLAFIAALILEMFIGPDADIMFGSVAGFLAGIGWVATFLGILYLFEMQTMKVYLINAGYCVLSLTLMGFILGSW, encoded by the coding sequence ATGGATTTAGCAACAGCACTGCAAAACATCAACTGGTTATCTGTCATAGTTGCAGCAACCTCTACCTTCCTTATTGGCGGAATCTGGTATGGTCCACTTTTCGGTAAGACATGGATGCAAGCTTTTGGTTATACTGAAGAAGATTTAAAAAAACGAAGCGCCCCCAAAACCTTTGGACTATCTCTTTTCCTAGCCTTCATTGCCGCTCTGATTTTGGAAATGTTCATAGGCCCAGATGCAGACATAATGTTTGGATCAGTAGCTGGTTTCTTAGCTGGAATAGGATGGGTGGCTACCTTTCTTGGTATTCTGTATTTATTTGAGATGCAGACAATGAAAGTCTACTTGATCAACGCAGGGTATTGTGTGCTTTCATTAACATTAATGGGATTCATACTTGGAAGCTGGTAA